gaaaaaatttttaagaaaatcagaagaaggcgaaaatatatttactatttgttaAATAGAAGCAGATCATAAAGATCTTTATCTTTGTCATCTTCATGTTGAATAGAAtgagaagggaaagaggagagattGGTCTTCtttctcaggggtggcagaggtggaggaggtggaaggggaggcaggagaggtagGCACACTTGgtataacttttattgaaaaaaaattcacatttaagtgaatccacacagttcaaacttgtgttgttcaagggtcaactgtagtctgagtatactttttaaaaatccaatctgACAATCCCTGcctttctttaagagtgttgagaccattcatatttaatataattaattgaTTTGGCTGGGTTTACATTTgacattttgttattatttttctgtatgccttcttcctttttcatacCTCTGTTATGTTTTGATAGCCttcttttatgttaaatatatatattttagtgtaccattttaattcttttgattttttaactgtatttaaaaaattttttttgtgattcCCTAGGGCTCacaatatgcattttaatttatcACCATTTACTTCAGATTAATAAGAACTTAATTCCTATAAAACAGAAAGTTTGCTCCCATAAAGCACCATTCTTTCCCCTTCCAtactattttttcatatttattatgtttatatatgttataaacccAACAACCCAGTGTTGTAATTTCTGCTTTATCCAAACTtacacatctttttaaaaagttaagaaataagaaaaatatattcaatctTTTATATTAGtacatatatttaacatttttggtgctctttatttcttcctgtggAGGACACAAGGTACCATCTGCCATCATTTCCTTTCAGCCTGAAGGAtttcatttaggtttttttttttgttttgagacagtctcacttcatcacccaggctggagtgcggcagcacaactcggctcactgcaacccctgcctcctgggttcaagtgattatctttccccagcctcccgtgtagctgagactacaggtgcacgccaccaaggCTGGTGaactttcgtatttttttttttttttctcattaaacttttttaatgggtctcaaaattctgtgacaaatttttggtcaagttgtttccattaaaaagtactgattttaaaaactaataacttaaaactgccacacgcaaaaaagaaaaccaaagtggtccacaaaacattctcctttccttctgaaggTTTTACGATGCATTGTTATCATTAACCAGTCTTTTACTACTAAACTTAAATGGCCAATTGAAACAAACAGTTCTGAGACCGTTCTTCCACCACTGATTAAGAGTGGGGTGGCAGGTATTAGGGATAATATTCATTTAGCCTTCTGAGCTTTCTGGGCAGACTTGGTGACCTTGCCAGCTCCAGCAGCCTTCTTGTCCACTGCTTTGATGACACCCACCGCAACTGTCTGCCTCATATCACGAACAGCAAAGCGACCCAAAGGTGGATAGTCTGAGAAGCTCTCAACACACATAGGCTTGCCAGGAACCATATCAACAATGGCAGCATCACCAGACTTCAAGAATTTAGGGCCATCTTCCAGTTTTTTACCAGAACGGCGATCaatcttttccttcagctcagcAAACTTGCATGCAATGTGAGCCGTGTGGCAATCCAACACAGGGGCATAGCCAGCACTTATTTGGCCTGGATGGTTCAGGATAATCACCTGAGCAGTGAAGCCAGCTGCTTCCATTGGTGGGTCGTTTTTGCTGTCACCAGCAACGTTGCCACGACGAACATCCTTGACAGACACATTCTTGACATTAAAGCCCACGTTGTCCCCAGGAAGAGCTTCACTCAAAGCTTCATGGTGCATTTCGACAGATTTTACTTCAGTCGTTACGttgactggagcaaaggtgaccacCATACCGGGTTTGAGAACACCAGTCTCCACTCGGCCAACAGGAACAGTACCAATACCACCAATTTTGTAGACATCCTGGAGAGGCAGGCGCAAGGGCTTGTCAGTTGGACGAGTTGGTGGTAGGATGCAGTCCAGAGCCTCAAGCAGCGTGGTTCCACTGGCATTGCCATCCTTACGGGTGACCTTCCATCCCTTGAACCAAGGCATGTTAGCACTTGGCTCCAGCATGTTGTCACCATTCCAACCAGAAATTGGCACAAATGCTACTGTGTCGGGGTTGTAGCCAATTTTCTTAATGTAAGTGCTGACTTCCTTAACAATTTCCTCGTATCTCTTCTGGCTGTAGGGTGGCTCAGTGGAATCCATTTTGTTAACACCAACAATTAGTTGTTTCACACCCAGTGTGTAAGCCAGAAGAGCATGCTCTCGGGTCTGCCCATTCTTGGAGATACCAGCTTCAAATTCACCAACACCAGCAGCAACAATTAGGACAGCACAGTCAGCCTGAGATGTCCCTGTAATCatgtttttgatgaagtctctGTGTCCTGGGGCATCAATGATAGTCACATAATacttgctggtctcaaatttccacAAGGAGATATCAATGGTGATACCACGTTCCCGCTCAGCTTTCAGTTTATCCAAGACCCAGGCATACTTGAAGGAGCCCTTTCCCATCTCAGCAGCCTCCTTCTCAAATTTTTCAATGGTTCTTTTGTCGATGCCACCGCATTTGTAGATCAGATGGCCAGTAGTGGTGGACTTGCCCGAATCTACGTGTCCAATGACGACAATGTTGATATGAgtcttttcctttcccattttggCTTTTAGGGGTAGTTTTCACGACACCTCTGTTCTGGCGGCAAACCCGTTGCGAAAAAGCgaactttcgtatttttagtggaggctgggttttaccgtgttggccaggctagtcttgaactcctgacctcgagtgatctgtcttcattggcttcccagagtgctgggatgacagggatgagccaccatgcccagcttcattTAGTATGTCTTATAAGGTAAATCTGCAAACAGTTTGTTCTCTGTCTTTGTTTAtacagaaatattctttttttgcatttctgaagaATTGTTTTGCTATATACGGAATTCTTggttgatgttttctttttgatttcaatactttgaatatgtcatcacATTGCCTCTGGTCTCCATCATTTCTAATGAGAAGGCAGCCATTAAGCATATTGAAATGCCTTTGTGCATAAcgagttgtttttctcttgctgctttcaagactttttttttttctctttgtctttcacagGTTTGATTATACTGTGTCTAGGTAGAGACCTCTTTGTATTTATCCTACTTGGGGTCTGTTGAGTTCCTTGGATGTGCAGATTAATGTTTTACATCAAGTTTGGgaaattttctgtcatttttctctataaatttgtTTCACctgttttgtctttctctgctCCTTCTAGGTCTCCCATTGCATGTATATTGGTATGTTTGAAATTGTCCCACAGGTGTCTTGGTTCATTTTTCTtcgattttttttctgttcttcagactggataatttctaTTTAGGTACAAGTGAATTGATTCTTTTGCCACCTTGAATCTTCTGTTGGGTCCCTTTAGTGAGCTTTTCATTGCAGTTATTGAACTAACTCTAggattttcatttggttctttaaaaaaaaggtcTCTGTTGAAACACTTTGTGTATTCATTATTATCAtgctttcctttaattctttaaacatgttttcctttagttctttggaTGTATTTATAATATCTGCTTTGAAGCATTTGTCTGCTAAATCCAACATCtggatacattaaaaaataagtttctattaTTTCCTGAGTGTGGGTCACACGTTCCTGTTTTTTACAGCTCTTAGAactatttttgttgaaaatgggATGTTTTGATATTATGTCAAACTCCAATTTCCGGTATTTTCGCTCTAatggttgttgttgctgttttgtttgtttagtaacTTGTCTGGGACAAGTTATGATGTCTGTCTCACTTGCAATGGGTGGTCATTGATGACTTTGCttagtacttttctttttttaagtacttggtacttttttaatcttttgtttttattttgataatttggtttttattttaaaagcaaattaagcCCTGGATTCCTAGAGGTTGCCGTGTGTCTATGTAGCTTAGTGGGCACGTCACATATGTTACTATATCAGTGGAAATAATGTAGTATCCACCTCATGAAGTTCTTGGGAGATTTGAATAAGTTAATCAATATAAATTACTCGGTGTCgtgactggcacatagtgagtgctcAATGGATATGAGTATTCTTATTCTTCGATGTTATCACTgtgtgaggaaaatgaggctcaaaaGAAATCTAGTGACTCAAGATCACACACCTGGTGAAAGCTAGAGCAGAGCTTAAACCCATACCCATCGGATGTTACTGTATGAGGCTGCACCTCCTGGTTCTGCATCTCTGTCATATTGTCACAACATTTTTGTGCAAATGCTTAATGTTGACACAAAGTTGGCTGTGGCGGGAAATGGAGCAGTGGTGTGGAAACTGGAAGAAATGTTGCCATTCAACCTTAAGGGTCTGTGATTCTGAGATACCACACAGTGGACGGGAGCTAGCAGTTAAGATGCAGGACAAGCAAGCCcccaaattggggcttagcccagGATGGTTCTTGGCTCCCCATAGGAAAGAATTCGAGAGTGCACCAGTGGTGTTAAgcagcaacttttattgaaatgGCCAgtacacagcagcagcagcagcagaggtactGCTCCTTGAGGAGTACCTAGAGTATTCAGCATGCCTAGAGTAATCAGCTCAGCAGTAATTCTGCCTTCATATGTATACCtgttttaattatatgcaaattcaGGGgtagtttatgcagaaatttctaggatgAGGGTGGTAACTTCTGGTTGTCAGGTTATTGCCATGGAAAGGGCAGTaacttctgggtgttgccatggcaatggtaagcTGACGTGGCACATTAGTGGGtgtgtcttatggaaagctgcttccactccagacctgttttcgctagtcctcaatttggtccggTGTTCGAGCCCTACCTCTGGGCAGCACAGAGGATTGTTTCAGCCTCATTCCCTGGATTTTCTTCTCCAAGGAGTAAAGAGCAAGTCCTGTATGTGTGGCTAGCTGGCTAGAGACTATTTCTATTAACTATTCTTTTGGGAGCTAAACTAATTTAATTCCATCCTCTAGACTTTTTTCCTGTTCAGGAGTGGTGTCTCTGGGATGAGTCCTTCTCCAGAGTCAGATGTTTACTCTCACATCTAAATGTAGAGCCAAGCAAGCTCGTTGAGATGTTAATTGAACGCATGTCTTTGGATGGACTTCATATCACAGTGGCTTTCTTTTGTAGAGCCTTCATGAGAGAGGAgggatttacattttttaaaaaatggttgggAGTAAAAGGTTGAAAATAAACAAGGACACCTCTTTGAAGTGTTTAGGAAGAAAgggagtttttaaatatttcctggaATTCATCTAATTTACAAATGCACAACTTTGTTAATCATGTCCAGGCATGTCCTCAGCCCTGGGTCTCTCCATAATATTAAGAGCATGTTCAGTGGAATGCAGCCTGAATCATTCACTTCTAGCTGCAAATGAAAAAAGTTTCAATCAACTGGGACTCTACCTCAACGTGCATGCGAAGCAATTAAAATCAAAGAAGCTTAAAGGAGTAATTGCCAGGGGTGGAATCCCATTTCTTTCCCCTTGTTTCAGCTCTTCAGTTGCTCCAGTAAACACTAGGACAAGTTATTAGGAGGAGATTGCCTGTCTGATTGATTGACTGTATTCTTAGGGCTCCTCACAGCACTATACAGATAAATtggaattttcagaaaaaaaaaatcaaatgaatattAATAACAACAGTGGAGGCTGGTATCAAGAGAAGGGACACAGAAGAGACAGTTGGGAGAAGTGAGAAGCAAAGCTtcaactggccaggcatggtggcccacgcctttaatcccagcactttgggaggccaaggcgggtgcatcacgaggtcaggagttcgagaccagctgggccaagatggtgaaaccccgtctctattaaaagtataaaaattagctgggtgtggtggtgggtgcctgtaatcccagctactgagaaggctgaggcaggagaatcacttgaacccaggaggtggaggttgcagtgagctgagatcacaccactgcactcctgcctgcgtgacagagcaagactctgtttcgaaaaaaaaaaaaaaaaaagcttcagccAGTGTTGTGGGTTAGAGGACCCAGGTCCATGGAGAGGTTACCACCAGCACGTCACTCACTCAGCGAAGATTTATTCAGTTTCACCTGTGAGCCAAATCTTGGCTAGGTGCTAGGGACATGGGGGTTAGAAAAACAGATGGAGTCAGTCTCTGTCCTCAGTGAAGATAGACATGAACGAGATAACGGGAACAGCTGCAATAAGGGCAATGAAGGGAAAGTCCAGGTGCTGCCCGATGGGGGATtcagggtgtggggtggggactGTTACTAAAGGCTTCCTCCAGAGCGTGAGACAAGTGAATGGGACTTAGCCAGGCCAAGACACAGAGGAAGAAGAGTAGTTGAGGCCGAGAGCGTAGTGAGTGGAAAAGCTTTGCGGGTGGAAGGAGCTTGATGTGCCCTGGAAGCTGAAGCCTTAGCTGCCTGGAGCACACCCAGGCCTGGAGGGGTCGGTGAGTCAGGCTATTCAGTACCTTGAAAGCTGTGCCAGGGATTGGGGACTTTATCCTGGGCACAGTGGGATTTGCAACCATTGGTGGCATTTTAACCAATGGAGTAACATGGTTTGCATGTTCATCTGGTGACTTAAGCACTTGTTCATGCGTTCTTCTGTGGGATGGACCTGAAAAAATGGTCTGGACTTGAGGATCCCTGGAGAGCACAGTGAAGCTCAGTGAGGAGTTCTGTTTGTCAGGTTGTGGTGAGGGAACCAGCAGTGGCAGGTGTTGAAGAGGGGAATGTCATGTCTGGGAGCAGCGCTGTAGTGGCTTTCAGTTCTGGGGAAACTTGATCATGTAGCAGAAGGCAGCTGAGGAGGCGGTCCAGGCACTTAGGAGCAAAGTGCCTGGACTTCTTAGGTGAGAGGGGAGGTTGAGAGCTCGTGGTAGGTGTCCCAGGGACCCTGGAGCCAGAAAGCTGTGGACTGGTCTTCAGAGCCAAGGGAGGGCCAAGGGAGCAGGCAGcatgcacaggaaaagaaaggtCTGAGTGAAAGTGATTGAAGAGAggtgggaaaggggagggagaggcctCTGGTGTGTGTGCAAGGAGTGGGGGTGCCCAGGTATGTCGGTGGGGGTGTGAGCCTCTTTTAGAGAAGTCAGGGTTAGAGCTCACTTGCAGGCACTCAGGAAGGACCAGAAGGAAGAAAGTGAAGATACTGTCCCCATTGTGTCCCTCAGCACCCGGAGGGGATGTCGACCTGCTCCTCAGGCCAGGCCAGCCCAACACCAGTGACTAACATGACCTCAGGGTCTAAAATAATGTGTGCCGCAGCTCTTAAGTCAGAAAGCTGGTTTTTATAAATCACAAATTGACCTTATTACCCATGGTTCTTCAGTGACCTCAGAAatcaaagtgaaaaacaaaaaccagtccTAAACCTCTCTGGACCATCGTTTTGTTCCTGAAGCAGGACCCCGAAATACTAGTGGCCTATTTTCTGCTGAAGTCTTTCTGTCCTCATGGTTCTGGAGAATGTCCTTTCAGTATCTTTATTCCTCCCCCATTTCACTGCAGATGTGCTCCAAGTTTCATGTTCCAGCAATCAGATGATCATGATGGAATATTCCCTGAGCTGCTTTTTCCATTCTTTAGTCTAAGTTCAAAGACACTGAGCATTCCAAAACCCCGACTGTTCTGTTTCCCAGAACagacctttcttccttcccctttcctttccttttctttttctttccttcctcccttcctcccttccttccttccttccttccttccttccttccttccttccttccttcctcctccctccctccctccctccctccctccctccttccttccttccttccttccttccctttctttttcttttcacttctttcttttttcttttttccgtAATGGGAGTGAGGTCATTTGTGGAGCTGTCAGTGCTCTGCAAGAGGGCAGGCTTGAGGGGTGCCAGGCCCTCCTCACTTCTACCTTCTGGTTTGTATGGCTTGTAAAATGAGCTGTATAAATACCCAACATTTGATCAAATGAAACTGAAAGGATGACTGATGATGCGGGGATCAAACTTACCTTTTCAATGTAGACCATTTTATTGGTAAAGATGAATGGGAATGATTTGACCTGAAAGagaattcagatttttttcctaattgaagTAGTCACTTCTTTTGGAATGGTAAGTTCCCTGGAATATTTTCCCAGCCTACTGTGTCTATGATAGACTCAAATATTGGAGGTGTATGGGGTGGGGAAGGAATTCTGTTGGTTCTCTGATGCATCCTGAGGAGACCTTGTTTCTGGGTAAGTAGACCTAATTGGGGAGACTTACACGTTCCTTGGGGGGTTCTTCCAAACCATCTTGAGGGTTTTCTTAAACTTCCAGAATTGGGAGGCCATTGATTAAGATAGTCTGAGGTATGGTGTCAGCCAACAAGGTGAGTTGGGATTTTAATCATGTTTTCGGTTTAAAGGCAAAGGTTTAATCATGTTTTTGGTTTAAAGACCGTGCCATTCAGTTAGCCCCTTGTTATGATCTAAAGGTGTTTGGCAGCTTGAAATCCAAAAGGAGGTCCACTGAGATATGGAGAGAGCTCCACATATTGGGCTAAAAGCCAGTCACATTTAGCATTTTGGAAAGTTATGTGAAAAATGTAGGTAGTCTGTTGTAACAGTGAAGCAATTGCCAAGCTTTTCCATTGTTCTTTTACACCGAATTAACTCACTC
The sequence above is drawn from the Rhinopithecus roxellana isolate Shanxi Qingling chromosome 1, ASM756505v1, whole genome shotgun sequence genome and encodes:
- the LOC104657006 gene encoding elongation factor 1-alpha 1, whose product is MGKEKTHINIVVIGHVDSGKSTTTGHLIYKCGGIDKRTIEKFEKEAAEMGKGSFKYAWVLDKLKAERERGITIDISLWKFETSKYYVTIIDAPGHRDFIKNMITGTSQADCAVLIVAAGVGEFEAGISKNGQTREHALLAYTLGVKQLIVGVNKMDSTEPPYSQKRYEEIVKEVSTYIKKIGYNPDTVAFVPISGWNGDNMLEPSANMPWFKGWKVTRKDGNASGTTLLEALDCILPPTRPTDKPLRLPLQDVYKIGGIGTVPVGRVETGVLKPGMVVTFAPVNVTTEVKSVEMHHEALSEALPGDNVGFNVKNVSVKDVRRGNVAGDSKNDPPMEAAGFTAQVIILNHPGQISAGYAPVLDCHTAHIACKFAELKEKIDRRSGKKLEDGPKFLKSGDAAIVDMVPGKPMCVESFSDYPPLGRFAVRDMRQTVAVGVIKAVDKKAAGAGKVTKSAQKAQKAK